One Notolabrus celidotus isolate fNotCel1 chromosome 18, fNotCel1.pri, whole genome shotgun sequence DNA window includes the following coding sequences:
- the adoa gene encoding 2-aminoethanethiol (cysteamine) dioxygenase a: MPRDNKTPLIQKVAKQAHITFKGFKSETNGDNNLDPDRHSELVSLVTAIRAADLKIQPRKPKASPGAAGPQNPPVTYMHICETEVFSMGVFLLRAGASIPLHDHPGMNGMLKVLYGKVSVRCFDRLEDHLSVPLPEFDPPLAPPQTASVRRSVLSSVAEYSESSGPCLLTPLRDNLHQIDAVEGPAAFLDILAPPYNPDDGRDCHYYRVLHTVGEEEAGGRRREEEREEEEREEMWLLEVPQPEDFWCGGEAYPGPAVSV; encoded by the exons ATGCCGCGGGACAACAAGACCCCTCTGATCCAGAAGGTCGCCAAGCAGGCCCACATCACCTTTAAGGGCTTTAAGTCAGAGACCAACGGGGACAACAACCTGGACCCGGACAGACACTCGGAACTGGTCTCTTTGGTGACCGCCATCAGAGCCGCGGACCTCAAAATCCAGCCCCGGAAACCCAAAGCCAGCCCCGGGGCAGCGGGGCCCCAGAACCCCCCGGTCACCTACATGCACATCTGTGAGACCGAGGTGTTCAGCATGGGGGTCTTCCTGCTGAGAGCTGGGGCGTCCATCCCCCTCCACGACCACCCGGGCATGAACGGGATGCTGAAG GTTCTGTACGGGAAGGTGAGCGTCCGCTGCTTTGACAGGCTGGAGgatcacctgtctgtccccctgCCTGAGTTTGACCCTCCCCTCGCCCCTCCTCAGACGGCGTCTGTGCGGCGCTCCGTGCTCAGCTCGGTGGCCGAGTACTCGGAGAGCAGCGGGCCGTGCCTCCTCACTCCTCTGAGGGATAACCTTCATCAGATCGACGCCGTAGAGGGACCCGCCGCCTTCTTAGACATCCTGGCTCCTCCTTACAATCCAGACGACGGGCGGGACTGTCACTactacagagtcctgcacactgtgggtgaggaggaggcaggggggaggaggagagaggaggagagggaggaagaggagagggaggagatgtGGCTGCTGGAGGTCCCTCAGCCTGAGGACTTCTGGTGTGGAGGCGAGGCGTACCCCGGTCCTGCAGTCTCTGTCTGA
- the LOC117830363 gene encoding uncharacterized protein LOC117830363 yields the protein MSSSIHRGALCPAPPPQGESQHLDSHSGWAHLQDSTAEQQLVLQGPLPQTLAESETLKLYRVLSSQGNRSVITEEPFCHHRGTVLSSQRNHSVITEEPFCHHRGTVLSSQGNHSVITEEPFCHHRGTVLSSQGNRSVITEEPFCHHRGTVLSSQRNHSVITEEPFCHHRGTVLSSQRNHSVITEEPFCHHRGTILSSQRNRSVITEEPFCHHRGTILSSQGNRSVITEEPFCHHRGTVLSSQRNRSIINQEPFCHHRGTVLSLTRNPSVITEERFCHHRGTVLSSQRNRSILNQEPFCHHRGTVLSSQRNNSVITEEPFYH from the coding sequence ATGAGTTCATCCATCCACAGGGGGGCGCTCTGTCCTGCCCCGCCCCCCCAAGGAGAGTCACAACACCTGGATTCCCACAGTGGGTGGGCCCACCTTCAGGACTctacagcagagcagcagctggTGCTTCAAGGACCACTTCCACAAACACTGGCTGAGTCTGAGACACTGAAACTGTACAGGGTTCTGTCATCACAGGGGAACCGTTCTGTCATCACAGAGGAACCATTCTGTCATCACAGAGGAACCGTTCTGTCATCACAGAGGAACCATTCTGTCATCACAGAGGAACCGTTCTGTCATCACAGGGGAACCGTTCTGTCATCACAGGGGAACCATTCTGTCATCACAGAGGAACCGTTCTGTCATCACAGAGGAACCGTTCTGTCATCACAGGGGAACCGTTCTGTCATCACAGAGGAACCATTCTGTCATCACAGAGGAACCGTTCTGTCATCACAGAGGAACCATTCTGTCATCACAGAGGAACCGTTCTGTCATCACAGGGGAACCGTTCTGTCATCACAGAGGAACCATTCTGTCATCACAGAGGAACCGTTCTGTCATCACAGAGGAACCATTCTGTCATCACAGAGGAACCGTTCTGTCATCACAGAGGAACCGTTCTGTCATCACAGAGGAACCATTCTGTCATCACAGGGGAACCGTTCTGTCATCACAGAGGAACCGTTCTGTCATCACAGAGGAACCGTTCTGTCATCACAGAGGAACCGTTCTATCATTAACCAGGAACCATTCTGTCATCACAGAGGAACCGTTCTGTCATTAACCAGGAACCCTTCTGTCATCACAGAGGAACGGTTCTGTCATCACAGAGGAACGGTTCTGTCATCACAGAGGAACCGTTCTATCCTTAACCAGGAACCCTTCTGTCATCACAGAGGAACTGTTCTGTCATCACAGAGGAACAATTCTGTCATCACAGAGGAACCGTTCTATCATTAA